A region of Chlamydia crocodili DNA encodes the following proteins:
- a CDS encoding tetratricopeptide repeat protein has translation MKSVLQFVVLLLLLCSGCNARPISFEPFSGKLSPQKFVPKHSPEEYILEGKNYLERQSYRKALLCFGMVTHHFPKDPLYTEALYLTGVCYFKNGQPDLAEKAFASYMQLPDADYSEELFLMKYSIAKSFAQGKRKRVFLLEGFPKLANADADALRIYDEILTAFPNKDLGAQALYLKGDLLVIKKDFSEAIKTFKKLTLQFAAHALSPKSFVRLSEIYLMQAQKEPHNVQYLNLAKINEEAIKKQHPNHPLTLVVSSNVRSMCERYASGLYTTGRFYEKKKKPHAASIYYTTAIDNYPESSLVAKCHKRLNRIAKHSS, from the coding sequence ATGAAATCTGTTTTACAGTTTGTTGTTTTATTACTACTTTTGTGTTCTGGATGTAACGCCAGGCCGATTTCTTTTGAACCTTTTTCTGGTAAATTATCTCCTCAAAAGTTTGTGCCTAAACACTCTCCGGAAGAATATATTTTAGAAGGGAAGAACTATTTAGAACGACAAAGTTATCGTAAAGCCTTGCTTTGTTTTGGTATGGTTACTCATCATTTTCCAAAAGATCCTTTATATACTGAAGCTTTGTACTTAACTGGAGTATGTTATTTCAAAAATGGTCAACCAGATTTAGCTGAAAAAGCTTTTGCAAGTTATATGCAACTTCCTGACGCTGATTATTCTGAAGAATTGTTTTTGATGAAATATTCTATAGCAAAGAGCTTTGCTCAAGGGAAACGCAAACGTGTGTTTCTTTTAGAAGGATTTCCTAAACTCGCTAATGCGGATGCGGATGCCTTACGTATTTATGATGAAATACTCACAGCTTTTCCTAATAAAGATTTAGGAGCTCAAGCTTTGTATCTTAAAGGTGATTTGCTCGTTATCAAAAAAGATTTTTCTGAAGCCATTAAAACTTTTAAAAAACTGACGTTACAATTTGCTGCCCACGCATTGTCTCCAAAATCCTTTGTTCGTCTTTCAGAAATTTATCTTATGCAAGCACAAAAAGAACCTCATAATGTGCAATATTTAAATCTGGCAAAGATCAATGAAGAGGCTATCAAAAAGCAACACCCCAATCACCCTTTAACTCTTGTTGTTTCTTCAAACGTACGCTCTATGTGTGAACGTTATGCTTCAGGGCTCTACACTACTGGGCGTTTTTATGAAAAAAAGAAGAAACCTCATGCAGCAAGTATCTATTATACCACGGCTATTGATAACTATCCTGAGTCATCTTTAGTAGCTAAGTGTCATAAACGACTAAATAGAATAGCAAAACATTCTTCTTAG